A genomic region of Nostoc sp. UHCC 0702 contains the following coding sequences:
- the ndhD1 gene encoding photosynthetic/respiratory NAD(P)H-quinone oxidoreductase subunit D1, translating into MNTANFPWLTTIILLPIAASLLIPIIPDKDGKTVRWYSLIVGLIDFALIVYAFYTGYDFSNPDLQLVESYPWVPQLDLNWSVGADGLSMPLIILTGFITTLAILAAWPVTFKPKLFYFLILAMYGGQIAVFAVQDMLLFFLVWELELVPIYFLLSIWGGKRRQYAATKFILYTAGGSLFILLSALTMGFYGDTVTFDMRSLALKDFALNFQLLLYAGFLIAYAVKLPIIPLHTWLPDAHGEATAPVHMLLAGILLKMGGYALIRMNAQMLPDAHAYFAPVLVVLGVVNIIYAALTSFAQRNLKRKIAYSSISHMGFVTIGIASFTDLGLSGAVLQMVSHGLIGASLFFLVGATYDRTHTLMLDEMGGVGKRMRKIFAMFTACSMASLALPGMSGFVAELMVFVGFATSDAYNPTFKVIVVFLMAVGVILTPIYLLSMLREIFYGQENEELVSHQALIDAEPREVFIIACLLVPIIGIGFYPKLLTQMYDSTTVQLTARLRDSVPTLAQHKETPEVSLNAPAIGN; encoded by the coding sequence ATGAATACAGCTAATTTCCCGTGGCTGACGACGATTATCTTGTTACCGATAGCCGCGTCACTACTGATTCCCATCATCCCAGATAAAGATGGCAAAACAGTGCGCTGGTATTCCCTGATCGTAGGGCTGATAGATTTCGCACTGATTGTTTACGCTTTTTATACTGGTTACGATTTCTCCAATCCCGATTTGCAACTGGTAGAGAGTTACCCTTGGGTACCGCAACTCGATTTGAATTGGTCAGTAGGGGCAGATGGCTTATCGATGCCCCTAATTATTTTGACTGGATTCATCACCACACTGGCGATTTTAGCAGCTTGGCCTGTGACGTTTAAGCCGAAGCTATTTTACTTCTTGATTCTGGCGATGTATGGCGGTCAGATTGCCGTGTTCGCTGTCCAGGATATGCTGTTATTTTTCCTGGTGTGGGAACTGGAACTAGTACCGATATACTTTCTGCTATCGATTTGGGGAGGTAAAAGGCGGCAATATGCAGCAACCAAATTCATTTTATACACTGCTGGCGGTTCGCTGTTTATTTTGCTGTCTGCCCTGACAATGGGATTTTACGGCGATACGGTGACGTTCGACATGCGATCGCTCGCCCTCAAAGATTTCGCCCTCAATTTCCAGCTGTTACTTTATGCTGGTTTCTTGATTGCCTACGCTGTCAAGTTGCCGATTATTCCCTTACATACTTGGCTACCAGATGCCCACGGTGAAGCTACAGCCCCCGTACACATGCTGCTAGCAGGTATTCTGCTGAAAATGGGCGGTTATGCCTTGATTCGGATGAATGCCCAAATGCTACCCGATGCTCACGCTTATTTTGCGCCAGTTTTAGTAGTTTTAGGGGTAGTTAATATTATCTACGCTGCCTTGACATCCTTTGCCCAGCGCAACCTCAAGCGGAAAATTGCCTACTCCTCAATTTCACATATGGGCTTTGTCACCATTGGTATTGCCTCCTTCACCGATTTGGGATTGAGTGGGGCAGTTTTACAAATGGTGTCCCACGGATTAATTGGGGCGAGTTTATTCTTCCTTGTCGGCGCGACTTATGACCGGACACACACCCTGATGTTGGATGAAATGGGCGGTGTCGGTAAGAGAATGCGGAAGATTTTCGCCATGTTTACCGCTTGTTCAATGGCTTCTTTGGCGTTGCCAGGAATGAGTGGTTTCGTAGCAGAATTAATGGTGTTTGTTGGCTTTGCTACCAGCGATGCTTATAACCCCACATTCAAAGTCATCGTCGTCTTTTTGATGGCAGTGGGAGTGATTTTAACTCCGATTTATCTGCTATCAATGTTGCGAGAAATTTTCTACGGTCAAGAGAACGAAGAATTAGTTTCTCACCAAGCACTGATAGATGCTGAACCCCGCGAAGTCTTTATCATCGCTTGTTTACTAGTACCAATTATTGGTATTGGTTTCTATCCAAAATTGCTAACTCAAATGTACGACTCTACAACTGTACAATTGACAGCAAGATTACGTGACTCTGTACCAACATTGGCACAGCATAAAGAAACGCCAGAAGTTTCTTTGAATGCGCCAGCAATTGGTAATTAA
- a CDS encoding type II toxin-antitoxin system HicA family toxin, which yields MKRRDLISKLEEMGCIFVRHGGKHDWYQNPITKISQAVPRHREIKEQLAKHIIKMLSDEAG from the coding sequence ATGAAACGAAGAGACTTAATCAGTAAGCTTGAAGAAATGGGTTGTATCTTCGTTCGTCACGGTGGCAAACATGATTGGTATCAAAATCCAATAACAAAAATTTCTCAAGCCGTTCCCAGGCATAGAGAAATCAAGGAGCAACTTGCCAAACATATTATTAAGATGCTTAGCGATGAAGCAGGCTAA
- a CDS encoding NAD(P)H-quinone oxidoreductase subunit 5, whose amino-acid sequence MEVIYEYAWLIPVLPLLGAMLVGLGLISLNQVTNRLRQLNAVIIISLMGAAMGLSFALLWSQIQGHAPYIRTLEWAAAGNFHLSMGYTIDHLTALMLVIVTTVALLVMVYTDGYMAHDPGYVRFYAYLSLFGSSMLGLVVSPNLVQIYIFWELVGMCSYLLVGFWYDRKSAADAAQKAFVTNRVGDFGLLLGILGLYWATGSFDFGVMGDRLAQLVESGTVSNFLAILLAILVFLGPVAKSAQFPLHVWLPDAMEGPTPISALIHAATMVAAGVFLIARMYPVFEHVPAAMNVIAFTGAFTAFLGASIAITQNDIKKGLAYSTISQLGYMVMAMGIGSYSAGLFHLMTHAYFKAMLFLGSGSVIHGMEGVVGHDPALAQDMRLMGKLRKYMPITGITFLIGCLAISGIPPFAGFWSKDEILGKAFEANPLLWLIGWLTAGITAFYMFRMYFMTFEGKFRGTDEKIKDKLKKAATIVLELESEEPAPAFGPGAMKHGELAATGGQHDSHGHHSDTPHESPWTMTLPLAILAVPSIFIGLVGTPYINYFEEFISPPTEVVEKVAEFNPTEFYVMAGASVGISLIGITLASLMYLQRKIDPAAIAAKIKPLYELSLNKWYFDDIYHRVFVLGLRRVARQVMEVDFRVVDGAVNLTGFFTLVSGEGLKYLENGRAQFYALIIFGAVLGLVIVFGVT is encoded by the coding sequence ATGGAAGTAATCTATGAATACGCCTGGCTGATTCCGGTATTGCCGCTTTTAGGGGCAATGCTGGTCGGTCTAGGGTTAATCTCGTTAAATCAGGTGACAAACCGCCTGCGGCAGTTGAACGCTGTAATTATTATCTCCCTGATGGGAGCAGCGATGGGGCTGTCGTTTGCCTTGCTGTGGAGTCAAATTCAAGGACATGCGCCTTATATCCGCACCCTAGAATGGGCAGCAGCAGGAAATTTTCACCTGAGTATGGGCTACACGATTGACCACCTGACAGCCTTAATGCTGGTGATTGTGACAACTGTAGCTTTGTTAGTCATGGTTTATACTGATGGCTACATGGCTCACGATCCAGGATACGTAAGGTTTTACGCCTATCTCAGCTTATTTGGATCTTCAATGTTGGGTCTGGTGGTCAGCCCCAACCTAGTACAGATTTATATCTTCTGGGAACTGGTCGGGATGTGTTCCTACTTGCTGGTCGGCTTCTGGTACGATCGCAAGTCAGCAGCCGATGCAGCCCAAAAAGCATTTGTCACCAACCGCGTTGGTGACTTTGGTCTGTTGCTAGGCATTCTAGGGCTTTATTGGGCAACAGGAAGCTTTGATTTTGGAGTTATGGGCGATCGCCTCGCTCAACTCGTAGAATCAGGTACTGTGAGCAATTTTCTCGCCATCCTGTTGGCGATTTTAGTTTTCTTAGGCCCAGTTGCCAAATCCGCCCAATTCCCCCTACACGTCTGGCTACCTGACGCGATGGAAGGCCCCACCCCCATTTCTGCCTTAATTCACGCAGCAACGATGGTGGCGGCGGGTGTTTTTCTGATTGCCCGCATGTACCCCGTTTTTGAACATGTCCCAGCAGCAATGAACGTCATTGCCTTTACTGGGGCATTTACGGCGTTTTTGGGTGCAAGCATAGCCATTACCCAAAACGACATCAAAAAAGGCTTGGCTTACTCCACCATCTCCCAGTTGGGTTACATGGTGATGGCAATGGGAATCGGTTCCTACAGTGCTGGACTGTTCCACCTGATGACCCACGCCTATTTCAAGGCAATGCTGTTCTTGGGTTCTGGTTCAGTAATTCACGGCATGGAAGGCGTTGTCGGTCACGACCCCGCTTTGGCGCAGGATATGCGATTGATGGGCAAACTGCGGAAGTACATGCCTATCACAGGAATTACCTTTTTGATTGGTTGCTTGGCAATTTCTGGTATCCCACCTTTTGCTGGTTTCTGGTCAAAAGATGAAATTCTCGGCAAGGCTTTTGAGGCTAACCCACTTCTGTGGCTGATTGGCTGGTTAACTGCCGGAATTACTGCTTTCTACATGTTCAGAATGTATTTCATGACATTTGAAGGCAAATTCCGGGGGACTGACGAGAAAATCAAGGACAAACTCAAGAAGGCAGCCACAATTGTTCTGGAGTTAGAGTCAGAAGAACCAGCGCCAGCTTTTGGGCCTGGGGCTATGAAACACGGTGAATTGGCGGCCACTGGTGGTCAGCATGACTCCCACGGACATCACAGCGATACACCCCACGAGTCACCGTGGACAATGACTTTACCGTTGGCAATTTTAGCAGTGCCTTCGATTTTCATCGGTTTGGTAGGCACACCCTACATCAATTACTTCGAGGAGTTTATTTCTCCTCCCACCGAAGTTGTCGAAAAAGTTGCCGAGTTTAACCCGACAGAATTTTATGTGATGGCGGGTGCTTCAGTTGGTATTTCCTTGATTGGGATTACATTGGCTTCGCTGATGTATTTGCAAAGGAAAATTGACCCGGCTGCGATCGCTGCTAAAATCAAACCACTCTACGAACTATCTCTCAACAAGTGGTACTTTGATGACATTTACCATCGCGTTTTTGTCCTTGGCTTACGTCGCGTAGCCAGACAAGTCATGGAAGTTGACTTCCGTGTTGTTGATGGTGCTGTTAACCTCACAGGGTTTTTCACCCTCGTCAGTGGTGAAGGTCTAAAATACCTCGAAAACGGTCGCGCTCAATTCTATGCCTTGATCATATTTGGGGCGGTTTTGGGTTTGGTGATTGTTTTTGGTGTTACCTGA